In Rana temporaria chromosome 3, aRanTem1.1, whole genome shotgun sequence, a single window of DNA contains:
- the LOC120930460 gene encoding ras-related protein Rab-30-like, whose product MALYSSPSAKVVTSGILSDPVHITNGTHQGFPLIIEPLAHSIRTNSLISGIKVGDLHHKISLYSDDVILFIISPTQSLPHVHHTLDLSSKASIVKMVEIKGEKMKLQIWDKAGEERFRSITQSYYCSANTLILTYDITCEESFRCLPQWLREIEQYANNKVITVGNKVDLAERREVSQQRAEQFAGSQNMYYLETSAKESDNVEKLFLDLACRLISEARQNTLVNNMDSSLRGEGKSISYLNCCNFN is encoded by the exons ATGGCACTTTATTCCTCCCCTAGTGCTAAAGTTGTAACGTCAGGAATTCTGTCCGACCCTGTCCATATAACAAATGGAACTCATCAGGGCTTCCCCCTCATCATAGAACCACTGGCCCACTCAATTCGCACCAACTCTCTTATATCTGGAATCAAAGTTGGCGACCTCCATCACAAAATCAGCCTATATTCCGATGATGTGATCCTCTTCATAATTAGCCCAACACAATCACTCCCTCACGTCCATCATACTCTAGACCTTTCTAGCAAAGCCTCCAT CGTTAAAATGGTGGAGATAAAAGGTGAAAAAATGAAGCTCCAGATATGGGACAAGGCAGGGGAAGAGAGGTTCCGCTCCATCACGCAGAGTTATTACTGCAGTGCCAACACCTTGATATTAACCTACGACATTACCTGTGAGGAATCCTTCCGGTGCCTTCCACAATGGCTGAGGGAGATAGAGCAATATGCAAACAACAAAGTCATCACTGTGGGGAACAAAGTAGACCTGGCCGAGAGAAGAGAAGTCTCCCAGCAAAGAGCTGAACAGTTCGCAGGCTCCCAAAACATGTATTACTTGGAAACCTCTGCCAAAGAGTCGGACAATGTGGAAAAACTGTTCCTGGACTTGGCGTGCCGCTTAATTAGTGAGGCCCGACAAAACACGTTGGTAAACAACATGGACTCTTCCTTGCGAGGAGAGGGCAAGAGCATCAGCTATTTGAACTGCTGTAACTTTAACTAG